The Novosphingobium terrae genome has a window encoding:
- a CDS encoding OsmC family protein, with translation MAETHTPNASATTTGAGLFQSQLDIAGTPLIADEPVELGGLGTGPGPYDLLSAALATCTTMTLRFYAQRKGWDIGEVSTHVTHHRDAKQTPADRFERLITLAPGLDAATREELLSIANRCPVHKTLTAGSTVDTALVGDV, from the coding sequence ATGGCCGAGACCCACACCCCCAACGCCAGCGCCACCACCACCGGCGCAGGCCTGTTCCAGAGCCAGCTCGACATCGCCGGAACCCCGCTGATCGCTGACGAGCCGGTGGAACTGGGCGGTCTCGGCACCGGCCCCGGGCCTTATGACTTGCTCTCCGCCGCGCTGGCCACCTGCACCACCATGACGTTGCGCTTCTATGCCCAGCGCAAGGGTTGGGACATTGGCGAGGTCAGCACCCACGTCACTCACCACCGCGACGCCAAACAAACCCCCGCCGACCGTTTTGAACGCTTGATCACGCTGGCGCCCGGTCTGGATGCAGCGACGCGCGAAGAGCTGCTCTCCATCGCCAACCGCTGCCCGGTTCACAAGACCCTGACCGCCGGTTCCACCGTCGATACCGCCCTTGTGGGAGACGTATGA
- a CDS encoding AMP-dependent synthetase/ligase → MQLTEFSTTPNLVALFLARADEKGDAPFLRAKRNGQWQSISWKETAQKVCLLAEGLVKLGLRRGDPVMLVSENRPEWAIADLAIMAAGCVTVPTYTTNTERDHTHILENSSACAVIVSGAKLGKTLLPAVLRSGHGRHVIGMEPLGATQAGALNYHDWDSMLEGDAAAARKAVEARIGAIGRADTACIIYTSGTGGAPRGVMQHHGAILHNVAGAARILAEDFGWGDEVFLSFLPLSHAYEHTGGQFLPIGMGGQIAYAEGLEKLGANIEEVRPTIMVVVPRLFEVLRTRIIKGIEKQGRLPNYLMDKAIDLASRRAEGKKHLSDPLLEAVLERTLRPKVRARFGGRMKALVSGGAPLNPEIGLFFQAMGLTLLQGYGQTECAPVAAVNRPSAGIRMDTVGPPMPDTEVRIAEDGEILIRGELVMHGYWRNDAETAKVLKIDPAEPEKGPWLHTGDIGLIDSAGRIKITDRKKDMIVNDKGDNISPQRVEGMLTLQPEIAQAMVIGDRRPYVVGLIVPDCEWALDWAQANHIHFDMKTLQGDPAFRAAVREAMDRVNSDLSVVEKVRQFAFADEPFAIDNEEMTPSMKIRRHKLKERYGARLDALYKG, encoded by the coding sequence GTGCAGCTTACCGAATTTTCCACCACGCCGAATCTGGTCGCGCTGTTTCTGGCTCGCGCGGATGAGAAGGGCGATGCCCCATTCCTGCGCGCCAAACGCAACGGGCAATGGCAATCGATCAGCTGGAAGGAAACGGCGCAGAAGGTCTGCCTGCTGGCGGAAGGCCTGGTAAAACTGGGCCTGCGGCGTGGCGATCCCGTGATGTTGGTCTCGGAAAACCGTCCGGAATGGGCGATTGCCGATCTGGCGATCATGGCGGCGGGCTGCGTCACCGTGCCCACCTACACCACCAACACCGAACGCGATCACACCCATATTCTGGAAAACTCCAGCGCCTGCGCGGTGATCGTCTCGGGTGCGAAGCTGGGCAAGACGCTTCTGCCCGCCGTGCTGCGCTCCGGCCATGGGCGCCATGTGATCGGTATGGAGCCGCTGGGCGCAACTCAGGCCGGCGCACTGAACTATCACGACTGGGATTCGATGCTTGAAGGCGATGCCGCCGCCGCCCGCAAGGCTGTCGAGGCCCGCATCGGCGCCATCGGCCGCGCTGACACCGCCTGCATCATCTACACCAGCGGCACCGGTGGCGCCCCGCGCGGCGTGATGCAGCACCACGGCGCCATCCTGCACAATGTGGCGGGCGCCGCGCGCATTCTGGCCGAGGACTTCGGTTGGGGCGATGAGGTCTTCCTTTCCTTCCTCCCCCTCTCCCACGCCTATGAGCATACCGGCGGCCAGTTCCTGCCCATCGGCATGGGCGGCCAGATCGCCTATGCCGAGGGGCTCGAAAAGCTGGGCGCCAACATCGAGGAGGTGCGCCCCACCATCATGGTGGTCGTCCCCCGCCTGTTCGAGGTGCTGCGCACGCGCATCATCAAGGGCATAGAGAAACAGGGCCGCCTGCCCAACTATCTGATGGACAAGGCCATTGATCTGGCCTCCCGCCGCGCGGAGGGCAAGAAACACCTCAGCGATCCGCTGCTTGAGGCCGTGCTGGAACGCACGCTGCGCCCCAAGGTCCGCGCGCGCTTCGGTGGCCGCATGAAGGCGCTGGTCTCGGGCGGCGCCCCGCTCAACCCCGAGATCGGCCTGTTCTTTCAGGCGATGGGCCTCACCCTGCTGCAAGGCTATGGCCAGACCGAATGCGCGCCTGTCGCCGCCGTCAACCGGCCCAGCGCTGGCATCCGCATGGACACCGTCGGCCCACCCATGCCCGACACCGAGGTCCGTATCGCCGAGGACGGCGAAATCCTGATTCGCGGCGAGCTGGTGATGCACGGCTATTGGCGCAACGACGCCGAAACCGCCAAAGTCCTGAAGATCGACCCCGCCGAGCCGGAAAAAGGCCCATGGCTCCACACCGGAGACATCGGCCTGATCGATTCCGCCGGGCGCATCAAGATCACCGACCGCAAGAAGGACATGATCGTCAACGACAAGGGCGACAACATTTCGCCCCAGCGCGTCGAGGGCATGCTGACTCTTCAGCCGGAAATCGCGCAGGCCATGGTGATCGGAGACCGCCGCCCCTATGTCGTGGGTCTGATCGTGCCCGATTGCGAATGGGCTTTGGACTGGGCGCAAGCCAATCACATCCATTTCGACATGAAAACGCTGCAAGGCGATCCCGCCTTCCGCGCCGCCGTGCGTGAGGCGATGGACCGGGTGAATTCGGATCTGTCCGTGGTGGAGAAGGTGCGCCAGTTCGCCTTTGCGGATGAGCCTTTCGCCATCGACAATGAAGAGATGACGCCTTCCATGAAGATCCGCCGCCATAAGCTGAAAGAGCGGTATGGGGCGCGGTTGGATGCGCTTTATAAGGGGTGA
- a CDS encoding quinone-dependent dihydroorotate dehydrogenase codes for MIPSPAAYALIRPLLFRLDAEKAHGVALNVLRNGGPQRAPASDPALSSSVAGLTFPNPVGMAAGFDKDGEVPDALLGLGFGFAEVGSITPLPQPGNPKPRLFRLVEDRAVINRMGFNNGGATAAHARLSERRTRGGILGINIGANKDATDRIADYATGARLFSPLASYLAVNVSSPNTPGLRALQDPAALEELLDGVIAARDATGHRPPVFLKVAPDLQPADVDAIARIAIDKQLGALIVSNTTIERPALHSPHAGETGGLSGAPLRDMAQQRIVDFRKATGGAVPLIGVGGIANAADAWARIRAGASLVQLYSAMVYEGPGIARAINKGLLELMRRDGFSSIQEAIGTGT; via the coding sequence ATGATCCCGAGCCCCGCCGCCTATGCGCTGATCCGCCCCCTGCTGTTCCGACTCGACGCCGAGAAGGCGCATGGAGTCGCGCTCAACGTGCTGCGCAACGGCGGCCCCCAGCGCGCCCCTGCCAGCGATCCGGCGCTGTCCAGCAGCGTGGCAGGCCTGACCTTCCCCAACCCCGTCGGCATGGCAGCAGGCTTCGACAAGGACGGCGAGGTGCCCGACGCCCTGCTCGGCCTGGGCTTCGGCTTTGCGGAGGTCGGCTCGATCACCCCCCTGCCCCAGCCCGGCAACCCCAAGCCGCGCCTGTTCCGCTTGGTGGAAGACCGCGCCGTCATCAACCGCATGGGCTTCAACAATGGCGGAGCGACTGCAGCTCACGCGCGCCTGTCCGAGCGTAGGACTCGCGGCGGCATTCTGGGCATCAACATAGGCGCCAACAAGGACGCCACCGACCGCATCGCCGATTACGCTACGGGAGCGAGGCTGTTCTCCCCGCTGGCCTCCTATCTGGCGGTGAACGTCTCCAGCCCCAACACGCCGGGCCTGCGCGCCCTGCAAGACCCCGCCGCGCTGGAGGAACTGCTCGACGGCGTGATCGCCGCGCGTGACGCCACCGGCCACCGCCCGCCGGTGTTCCTGAAAGTCGCGCCTGATCTGCAGCCCGCCGATGTGGACGCCATCGCCCGCATCGCCATCGACAAGCAGCTGGGCGCCCTGATCGTCAGCAACACCACCATCGAGCGCCCCGCCCTGCACAGCCCCCACGCGGGCGAGACCGGCGGCCTCTCCGGCGCTCCACTGCGCGATATGGCCCAGCAGCGCATCGTCGATTTCCGCAAGGCCACCGGGGGCGCTGTGCCGCTGATCGGCGTGGGCGGAATCGCCAATGCTGCGGACGCATGGGCGCGGATTCGCGCGGGGGCGTCGCTGGTGCAGCTCTACAGCGCGATGGTTTATGAGGGGCCGGGGATCGCGCGAGCCATCAACAAGGGCCTGCTGGAGCTGATGCGGCGGGATGGGTTTTCCTCGATTCAGGAAGCCATCGGAACAGGGACATAA
- a CDS encoding RrF2 family transcriptional regulator, giving the protein MRLSSMADYAVVAMTAAARHGELAVAGGKRAQMNAALLAEESGLPAPTVQKLVSRLVAAGLLRSTRGAGGGLALARGADSISLAEIVEAVEGPIALTPCVDKGRADCLLEPGCAVRPHWPIVNEALRGALASVPLSRLAALHEVGELHEPMAAPAASMELSE; this is encoded by the coding sequence ATGCGTTTGTCCAGCATGGCCGATTATGCCGTGGTTGCCATGACAGCAGCAGCGCGCCATGGCGAGCTCGCCGTGGCCGGGGGCAAGCGCGCTCAGATGAATGCGGCTCTGCTGGCCGAGGAATCGGGCCTGCCCGCGCCCACGGTGCAGAAGCTGGTGAGCCGGCTGGTGGCTGCCGGGCTGCTGCGCTCCACCCGCGGGGCGGGCGGCGGTCTGGCGCTGGCGCGCGGGGCCGACTCGATCTCGCTGGCCGAGATCGTGGAAGCTGTCGAAGGGCCGATCGCGCTGACTCCTTGCGTGGACAAGGGGCGGGCCGATTGCCTGCTGGAACCGGGCTGTGCGGTGCGTCCGCATTGGCCGATCGTGAATGAGGCGCTGCGTGGAGCGCTGGCCAGTGTGCCGCTGAGTCGGCTGGCCGCGCTGCACGAAGTTGGTGAGTTGCATGAACCGATGGCGGCCCCTGCCGCGTCGATGGAGTTGAGCGAATGA
- the sufB gene encoding Fe-S cluster assembly protein SufB: protein MSEQSVPEAEVVEIRDQAARDAAARVAEYEHGWVADIEQEYGPKGLSEDTVRYISAKKDEPEWMLEWRLKAYRHWLTMPMPDWAKLKIPPIDYQAAYYWAAPKTKDGPKSLDEVDPEILRVYEKLGIPLEEQKVLAGVEGARKVAVDAVFDSVSVATTFRKELEAAGVIFRSISEAIREYPELVKKWLGKVVPMGDNYFSALNCAVFSDGTFVYVPEGVRCPMELSTYFRINAENTGQFERTLIVCDKGAYVSYLEGCTAPQRDENQLHAAVVELVALDDAEIKYSTVQNWYPGDAEGKGGIYNFVTKRALCQGKRSKVSWTQVETGSAITWKYPSCVLNGEDSVGEFYSVAVTNNHQQADTGTKMIHNGKGSRSTIVSKGISAGKSQNTYRGLVRVAANAEGVRNFTQCDSLLLGKDCGAHTVPYIEVRNPSATIEHEATTSKISDDQLFYAMQRGLDQEASVALIVNGFAKEVLQQLPMEFAVEAQKLLGISLEGSVG, encoded by the coding sequence ATGAGCGAGCAGAGTGTGCCCGAAGCCGAGGTCGTCGAGATCCGCGATCAGGCCGCGCGCGATGCGGCGGCCCGCGTGGCCGAGTATGAGCACGGCTGGGTCGCCGATATCGAGCAGGAATATGGCCCCAAGGGCCTGTCCGAGGACACCGTCCGCTACATCTCGGCCAAGAAGGACGAGCCGGAATGGATGCTCGAATGGCGCTTGAAGGCTTATCGCCACTGGCTGACCATGCCCATGCCCGATTGGGCCAAGCTGAAGATCCCGCCGATCGATTATCAGGCCGCCTATTACTGGGCCGCGCCCAAGACCAAGGATGGCCCCAAGTCGCTGGACGAGGTCGATCCCGAGATCCTGCGCGTCTATGAAAAGCTGGGCATCCCGCTGGAGGAGCAGAAGGTGCTCGCCGGGGTGGAAGGCGCGCGCAAGGTCGCCGTGGATGCGGTGTTCGATTCGGTTTCGGTCGCCACCACTTTCCGCAAGGAGCTGGAAGCGGCGGGCGTGATCTTCCGCAGCATCAGCGAAGCGATCCGCGAATATCCCGAGCTGGTGAAGAAGTGGCTCGGCAAGGTTGTGCCGATGGGCGACAACTACTTCTCGGCGCTGAACTGCGCGGTCTTTTCCGACGGCACCTTCGTCTATGTGCCCGAGGGCGTGCGCTGCCCGATGGAACTCTCCACCTATTTCCGCATCAACGCGGAAAACACCGGCCAGTTCGAGCGCACGCTGATCGTCTGCGACAAGGGCGCTTACGTCTCCTATCTGGAAGGCTGCACCGCCCCCCAGCGCGATGAAAACCAGCTTCACGCCGCTGTGGTGGAACTGGTCGCGCTCGACGATGCCGAGATCAAATATTCCACCGTCCAGAACTGGTATCCCGGCGATGCCGAGGGCAAGGGCGGCATCTACAATTTCGTCACCAAGCGCGCCCTGTGCCAGGGTAAGCGCAGCAAGGTGAGCTGGACCCAGGTGGAAACCGGCTCGGCCATCACCTGGAAGTATCCCAGCTGCGTGCTGAACGGTGAGGACAGCGTGGGCGAGTTCTACTCGGTCGCCGTCACCAACAATCATCAGCAGGCCGACACCGGCACCAAGATGATCCACAATGGCAAGGGCAGCCGCTCCACCATCGTGAGCAAGGGCATCAGCGCGGGCAAGTCGCAGAACACCTATCGCGGTCTGGTCCGCGTGGCGGCGAATGCGGAGGGCGTGCGCAACTTCACCCAGTGTGACAGCCTGCTGCTCGGCAAGGACTGCGGCGCGCACACCGTGCCCTATATCGAGGTGCGCAACCCCAGCGCCACCATCGAGCATGAGGCCACCACCAGCAAGATCTCCGACGACCAGCTGTTCTACGCCATGCAGCGCGGGTTGGATCAGGAGGCCTCTGTGGCGCTGATCGTCAACGGTTTCGCCAAGGAGGTGCTGCAGCAACTGCCCATGGAATTCGCCGTGGAAGCGCAGAAGCTGCTGGGCATCAGCCTTGAGGGGAGCGTGGGCTAA
- the sufC gene encoding Fe-S cluster assembly ATPase SufC: MLQISDLHATVADKPILKGLSLTINAGEVHAIMGPNGAGKSTLGYTLGGRPGYEVTGGSATLEGADLLDMEPHERAAAGLFLGFQYPVEIPGVSNLQFLREALNAQRKGRGEAPLSGGEFLKIAREKSALLKMDMEMLKRPVNVGFSGGEKKRAEMVQMGILDPKLAILDETDSGLDIDALRICGEGINAIMRRPDKAVLLITHYQRLLDYVKPDFVHVLAGGRIVKSGGPELAHELEERGYEAVEGAAA, encoded by the coding sequence ATGTTGCAGATTTCCGATCTCCACGCCACCGTCGCGGACAAGCCGATCCTCAAGGGTCTGTCGCTCACCATCAACGCGGGTGAAGTCCATGCCATCATGGGGCCCAATGGCGCGGGCAAGTCCACGCTGGGTTACACGCTGGGCGGGCGCCCGGGCTATGAAGTGACCGGCGGTTCGGCCACGCTCGAAGGCGCCGATCTGCTCGATATGGAGCCGCATGAGCGCGCCGCCGCCGGCCTGTTCCTCGGCTTCCAGTATCCGGTCGAAATCCCCGGCGTCTCCAATCTGCAGTTCCTGCGCGAGGCGCTCAACGCCCAGCGCAAGGGTCGCGGCGAGGCTCCGCTCTCGGGCGGCGAGTTCCTGAAGATCGCGCGCGAAAAGTCGGCGCTGCTCAAGATGGATATGGAGATGCTCAAGCGTCCCGTGAACGTCGGCTTCTCGGGCGGTGAGAAGAAGCGCGCCGAGATGGTGCAGATGGGCATCCTCGACCCCAAGCTGGCGATTCTGGATGAGACCGACTCCGGCCTCGACATCGACGCGCTGCGCATCTGCGGTGAAGGCATCAACGCCATCATGCGCCGCCCCGACAAGGCCGTGCTGCTGATCACCCACTATCAGCGCCTGCTCGATTACGTGAAGCCCGATTTCGTGCACGTGCTGGCCGGTGGCCGCATCGTGAAGAGCGGCGGCCCCGAGCTGGCGCATGAACTCGAAGAGCGCGGCTATGAGGCTGTCGAGGGAGCTGCCGCATGA
- a CDS encoding SufD family Fe-S cluster assembly protein: MAETLPTRAEEDWRYADVKALADLWPLPERETVTVPAGGTFARSIVQTEGGVTRLSLVLEAKASAALHVLNAGGPYARVEIDVVLHEGADFTLGGAQLAQTGQTVEIVTKVTHAHPDAVSRQLVRSVAGGQGVVTYLGKVKVEPGADGTDGEQSVRAMLLDRTATANAKPELEIYADDVKCAHGCAVGELDANGLFYLAARGLPPAQAKALMLSAFIAEAFDGAEEGDHLQSLAQKLLEEAL, translated from the coding sequence GTGGCTGAAACCCTCCCCACCCGCGCCGAAGAGGACTGGCGCTATGCCGATGTGAAGGCGCTGGCCGATCTGTGGCCGCTGCCCGAGCGTGAAACCGTCACCGTCCCGGCTGGCGGCACCTTCGCGCGCTCCATCGTGCAGACCGAGGGCGGCGTGACCCGCCTGTCGCTGGTGCTGGAAGCCAAGGCCAGCGCGGCGCTGCATGTGCTGAACGCCGGTGGCCCCTATGCCCGCGTCGAGATCGATGTGGTGCTGCATGAGGGTGCCGATTTCACGCTGGGCGGCGCGCAGCTGGCGCAGACCGGCCAGACGGTGGAGATCGTCACCAAGGTCACCCATGCCCATCCCGATGCGGTCAGTCGTCAGCTGGTGCGTTCGGTGGCGGGCGGGCAGGGCGTCGTCACCTATCTGGGCAAGGTCAAGGTCGAGCCCGGCGCGGACGGCACCGATGGCGAGCAGAGCGTGCGCGCCATGCTGCTGGACCGCACCGCCACGGCCAACGCCAAGCCCGAGCTGGAAATCTACGCCGATGACGTGAAGTGCGCCCATGGTTGCGCCGTGGGTGAGCTGGACGCCAATGGGCTGTTCTATCTCGCCGCGCGCGGTCTGCCGCCCGCACAGGCTAAGGCGCTGATGCTCTCGGCCTTTATCGCCGAGGCTTTCGATGGCGCCGAAGAAGGCGACCATCTGCAGTCTCTGGCACAGAAGCTGCTGGAGGAAGCGCTGTGA
- a CDS encoding aminotransferase class V-fold PLP-dependent enzyme has translation MSRSLAEIRADFPGLKTREGGVWHYLDSGATAQKPQVVIDTMSRAMGTDYATVHRGVYARSAEMTLAYEAARRTIARFIGGDEHEIVFTRGATEAINLVAQSWGATNLKAGDRILLSTLEHHSNIVPWQILRDRIGFEIDVCPLTEDGRIDLDAAEKLLTPAHKLVSLAHVSNVLGSVLDVERAVALAKSVGAKVLIDGCQAVPRLKVDVAALGCDFYVFSAHKLYGPTGIGALWAKAEILDAMQPWQGGGSMIDRVTFEKTTWAPAPTRFEAGTPAIVEAIGFAQAVDYIEAIGLDAIHAHELSLVDTLRGELRAINSIRLFGPDHSAGIVSFSMDGVHPHDLGTILDEEGVAIRAGHHCAQPLMEHLGVPATARASFGLYSDDSDIAALLRGIERTKRIFG, from the coding sequence GTGAGTCGCAGCCTCGCCGAGATCCGCGCCGATTTTCCGGGCCTGAAAACCCGCGAGGGCGGCGTGTGGCATTACCTCGACAGCGGGGCCACGGCGCAGAAGCCGCAGGTGGTGATCGACACCATGTCGCGCGCGATGGGGACGGATTACGCCACCGTCCATCGCGGCGTCTATGCCCGCAGCGCCGAGATGACTCTGGCCTATGAGGCGGCACGCCGCACCATCGCCAGGTTCATCGGCGGCGATGAGCATGAGATCGTCTTCACCCGCGGCGCCACCGAGGCGATCAATCTGGTCGCCCAGAGCTGGGGCGCGACGAATCTGAAGGCCGGGGATCGCATTCTGCTCTCCACGCTGGAGCATCACTCGAACATCGTGCCGTGGCAGATCCTGCGCGACCGCATCGGTTTCGAGATCGACGTCTGCCCGCTGACCGAGGATGGCCGCATCGATCTGGATGCCGCCGAAAAGCTGCTGACTCCGGCCCACAAGCTGGTGTCGTTGGCGCATGTCTCCAACGTGCTGGGCAGCGTGCTGGATGTGGAGCGCGCTGTCGCTCTGGCCAAATCGGTCGGCGCGAAGGTGCTGATCGACGGCTGTCAGGCCGTGCCGCGCCTCAAGGTCGATGTCGCCGCGCTGGGCTGCGATTTCTACGTCTTTTCCGCGCATAAGCTCTATGGCCCCACCGGCATCGGAGCGCTCTGGGCCAAGGCCGAGATCCTCGACGCTATGCAGCCATGGCAGGGCGGCGGCTCGATGATCGACCGCGTAACCTTCGAGAAGACCACCTGGGCCCCGGCTCCCACCCGTTTCGAGGCAGGCACCCCCGCCATCGTCGAGGCGATCGGCTTTGCGCAGGCCGTCGATTACATCGAGGCCATCGGGCTGGATGCGATCCATGCTCATGAACTCTCGCTGGTTGATACGCTGCGCGGTGAACTGCGCGCCATCAACTCGATCCGCCTGTTCGGGCCGGACCATTCGGCGGGCATCGTTTCTTTTTCCATGGACGGGGTGCATCCGCATGACCTCGGCACTATCTTGGATGAGGAAGGCGTGGCGATCCGCGCCGGGCATCATTGCGCCCAGCCACTGATGGAGCATCTGGGCGTGCCCGCCACCGCCCGCGCCAGCTTTGGCCTTTACAGCGATGACAGTGACATTGCCGCCCTGCTGCGCGGCATCGAGCGAACCAAGAGGATTTTCGGATGA
- a CDS encoding SUF system Fe-S cluster assembly protein — protein MSTPAAGDGAPRFTVEEVDAAPTPPRARVEDVTPAPEETPAETLERKRDYLDGFLSQQPTGMAPNEPGGALYEAVVDALKEIYDPEIPVNIYELGLIYGVDITPDGAVAITMTLTTPHCPVAESMPGEVELRVASVPGIREAEVNLVWDPAWDPAKMSDEARLELGML, from the coding sequence ATGAGCACCCCCGCAGCCGGAGACGGCGCCCCCCGCTTCACCGTCGAAGAGGTTGACGCCGCCCCCACCCCGCCCCGCGCGCGGGTGGAGGATGTGACGCCTGCTCCCGAAGAAACCCCGGCCGAGACGCTGGAGCGCAAGCGCGACTATCTCGACGGTTTCCTCAGCCAGCAGCCCACCGGCATGGCGCCCAACGAACCGGGCGGTGCGCTGTATGAGGCGGTGGTCGATGCGCTGAAAGAGATCTACGACCCGGAAATCCCGGTCAACATCTACGAGCTGGGCCTGATCTATGGCGTGGACATCACGCCCGATGGCGCGGTGGCGATCACCATGACCCTGACCACCCCGCATTGCCCGGTGGCCGAATCCATGCCGGGCGAGGTCGAGCTGCGCGTCGCCAGCGTGCCCGGCATTCGCGAGGCCGAGGTCAATCTGGTGTGGGACCCTGCCTGGGACCCGGCCAAGATGAGCGATGAAGCCCGCCTCGAACTGGGGATGCTGTGA
- a CDS encoding HesB/IscA family protein codes for MSDVQIKDTGETKARRARPAAVTLTATAEARIAHLMAGAPEGAIGVKLSTPRRGCSGLAYSVDYVNAANAFDEKIETPGGVLFIDGASVLYLVGSVMDWVEDDFTAGFVFNNPNAKGSCGCGESFTV; via the coding sequence ATGAGCGACGTTCAAATCAAGGACACTGGGGAAACCAAGGCCCGCCGCGCCCGTCCTGCCGCCGTCACGCTGACGGCCACGGCGGAGGCGCGCATTGCCCATCTGATGGCTGGCGCTCCGGAAGGCGCGATCGGTGTGAAGCTGTCTACCCCGCGCCGGGGCTGCTCGGGTCTGGCCTATTCGGTGGATTATGTGAACGCGGCCAACGCGTTCGACGAAAAGATCGAGACGCCGGGCGGCGTGCTTTTCATCGATGGGGCCAGCGTGCTGTATCTGGTGGGATCGGTGATGGACTGGGTGGAGGACGATTTCACCGCCGGTTTCGTCTTCAACAATCCCAATGCCAAGGGCAGCTGCGGCTGCGGTGAGAGTTTTACGGTCTAA
- a CDS encoding adenosine kinase — protein sequence MTQPTTDVIAIGNAIVDVMAPCADALIEELGLSRGGMTLVDADQAKVLYDAMGPAREISGGSAANTLAGLALLGAKCAFIGQVAEDQLGEVFAHDIRSGGISFDTPVGPANPPTGRCLIFVTPDGQRTMNTFLGASQFLPASALDDKAIADAQVLYLEGYLWDPEEPRNAMRRAIAAAKNAGRKVAFTLSAVFVIDRHRDDFNALINEGLIDILFANEEELAALTGIEDCHEGLASLTGKVPTVVVTRGSQGALAVSEGQQAQVAAQPIERVVDTTGAGDLFASGFLFGLVRGRSLEDSLTLGSICAAEIISHFGARPEVDLKALVSEKIGA from the coding sequence ATGACCCAGCCCACCACCGATGTCATCGCCATCGGCAATGCCATCGTCGATGTGATGGCCCCCTGCGCGGATGCCCTGATCGAGGAGCTGGGCCTCTCGCGCGGCGGCATGACTCTGGTCGACGCGGACCAGGCCAAGGTGCTCTATGATGCCATGGGCCCGGCGCGCGAAATCTCCGGCGGCTCGGCAGCCAACACGCTGGCCGGTCTGGCCCTGCTGGGTGCCAAGTGCGCCTTCATCGGTCAGGTCGCCGAAGACCAGTTGGGCGAGGTTTTCGCCCATGACATTCGCTCGGGCGGCATCTCCTTCGACACGCCCGTCGGCCCCGCCAACCCGCCCACGGGCCGCTGCCTGATCTTTGTGACGCCCGACGGCCAGCGCACCATGAACACGTTCCTTGGCGCCAGCCAGTTCCTGCCCGCCAGCGCGCTGGACGACAAGGCCATCGCCGACGCGCAGGTCCTGTACCTCGAAGGCTACCTCTGGGATCCCGAGGAACCCCGCAACGCCATGCGTCGCGCCATCGCCGCCGCCAAGAACGCCGGTCGCAAGGTGGCCTTCACCCTCTCGGCCGTCTTCGTGATCGACCGCCATCGCGACGATTTCAACGCCCTGATCAATGAGGGCCTGATCGATATCCTCTTCGCGAACGAGGAAGAACTCGCCGCGCTGACCGGCATCGAAGATTGCCACGAAGGCCTCGCTTCGCTTACGGGCAAGGTGCCCACCGTGGTGGTGACACGCGGCTCGCAGGGCGCGCTGGCCGTGTCCGAAGGGCAGCAGGCTCAGGTTGCCGCCCAGCCCATCGAGCGCGTGGTGGACACCACCGGCGCTGGCGATCTCTTCGCTTCAGGCTTCCTCTTCGGTCTCGTGCGTGGGCGTTCTCTGGAGGATTCGCTGACTCTGGGCTCGATCTGCGCAGCCGAGATCATCAGCCATTTCGGCGCTCGTCCCGAGGTGGATCTGAAGGCTTTGGTTTCCGAAAAGATCGGGGCCTAA